Proteins co-encoded in one Cricetulus griseus strain 17A/GY chromosome 1 unlocalized genomic scaffold, alternate assembly CriGri-PICRH-1.0 chr1_1, whole genome shotgun sequence genomic window:
- the Trmt44 gene encoding probable tRNA (uracil-O(2)-)-methyltransferase isoform X1: MVELGRVSLSDPGAVLPTGFWAAVAVWLERPQVANKRLCGARTEARGSAFMPRAQTEKGPRRRQGPGLEGHDAGEPGQASPEAEPGLGSRAGLGGFAADLDSLWDRVSQSLVHDNPEMLAFLSGPALGSQPEVPQLDLILRTVIPKAKCHYPLTEPKKELVVQDVTNGSVTFLPLEEDDEGNLVVKMSNVYQLQLHHSEGEWFISVLIFCPERWHSDGIVYPKPSWLGEELLSKLARWAVENRKSEFKSTLSLVSILRYSKMYQELKEKYRDMVKVWPEVTDPEKFVYEDVAIATYLLILWEEERVERGVTTKQSFVDLGCGNGLLVHILSNEGHPGRGIDVRRRKIWDMYGPQTQLEEGSITPSDKTLFPDVDWLIGNHSDELTPWIPVIAARSSYTCRFFILPCCFFDFVGRYCRRQSRKTQYREYLDFVLEVGLSCGFHMQEDCLRIPSTKRVCLIGKSRTYLPSAEVWMDEQRTRYLHSRQSHPESPPGEGHAPSATQAAAHDAGHQDSHRTFDTGAECMPDNLATEGRAVPATGLWIPGFCPREKAERVRNCAALPRDFIDQVVLQVANLLLDRKKLNMKSSEDRSLKTWNEGGSLSLAEVAAELNPETLQQLKRECGGLQTLLRNNHQVFEVLNGRVHIRDWRQELQKEKPPEVKRSLSADVFKTRICWFFTHHPDGCALPAACCPFAHGPEELRLTQTSKKQRQAP; the protein is encoded by the exons ATGGTGGAGCTGGGCAGAGTGTCGTTGAGCGACCCCGGTGCTGTTCTACCCACGGGCTTCTGGGCCGCCGTGGCCGTGTGGCTGGAGAGGCCGCAAGTAGCCAACAAGCGGCTATGTGGCGCCCGCACGGAGGCCCGCGGCAGCGCTTTCATGCCCCGCGCCCAGACTGAGAAAGGACCGCGGCGGAGACAGGGACCCGGGCTGGAGGGGCATGACGCGGGAGAACCCGGCCAAGCTTCTCCCGAGGCAGAGCCAGGATTAGGATCTAGGGCAGGCCTCGGAGGCTTCGCGGCTGACCTGGACTCTCTGTGGGACCGCGTCTCCCAAAGCCTCGTCCACGACAATCCGGAAATGCTGGCCTTCCTCTCTGGCCCCGCGTTGGGTTCTCAACCGGAAGTCCCGCAGCTCGACCTGATTCTCAGAACCGTCATCCCGAAAGCGAAGTGTCACTACCCTCTTACGGAGCCGAAGAAAGAACTGGTTGTGCAAG ATGTCACCAATGGGAGTGTCACCTTTTTACCCTTGGAAGAAGATGATGAGGGGAATTTGGTGGTTAAGATGAGCAATGTGTATCAGCTCCAGCTCCATCACAGTGAAGGAGAATG GTTCAtatctgttttaattttctgtccAGAGAGGTGGCATTCAGATGGCATTGTTTATCCCAAACCATCCTGGCTTGGAGAGGAACTGCTGTCCAAGCTGGCCAGGTGGGCTGTGGAGAACAGGAAGAGTGAATTTAAAAGCACACTTTCCCTGGTGTCTATCCTGCGCTACAGCAAGATGTACCAGGAGCtcaaagagaaatacagagacaTGGTTAAG GTTTGGCCTGAAGTAACAGATCCTGAGAAGTTTGTCTATGAAGATGTGGCCATCGCTACATACCTGCTG ATcctgtgggaagaggagagggtcGAGAGGGGAGTCACCACCAAGCAATCCTTCGTGGACTTGGGGTGTGGAAATGGCCTCCTGGTCCACATCTTGAGCAACGAGGGG CATCCAGGCAGAGGGATCGATGTCCGAAGAAGAAAGATCTGGGACATGTATGGACCCCAAACTCAGCTGGAG GAAGGTTCCATTACCCCGAGTGACAAGACCCTGTTCCCTGATGTTGATTGGCTGATTGGTAATCACTCTGATGAGCTCACTCCCTGGATCCCTGTCATTGCAGCCAG GTCCTCCTACACCTGCCGGTTCTTCATCCTTCCCTGCTGCTTCTTTGACTTTGTGGGGCGATACTGCAGGCGGCAGAGCAGGAAGACACAATACCGGGAGTACCTGGACTTCGTGCTGGAGGTGGGGCTTTCCTGTGGCTTCCACATGCAGGAGGACTGCCTCAGGATTCCTTCTACCAAGCGG gtctgcctCATTGGGAAATCCAGAACATATCTGCCTTCTGCAGAGGTCTGGATGGATGAGCAGAGGACACGGTACCTCCACAGCAGACAGAGCCACCCCGAGAGCCCACCTGGTGAGGGACATGCACCTTCTGCAACCCAGGCTGCTGCCCACGATGCTGGTCACCAGGACAGTCACAGGACCTTCGATACTGGGGCTGAGTGCATGCCTGACAACCTGGCTACTGAGGGCAGAGCAGTACCAGCCACAGGGCTCTGGATACCTGGGTTCTGCCCTAGAGAAAAGGCCGAGCGTGTGAGGAATTGCGCTGCCCTTCCTCGAGACTTCATTGACCAAGTGGTTTTACAAGTGGCAAATTTGTTGTTAGATAGGAAGAAGTTAAATATGAAGAGTTCTGAGGACAGGAGTCTGAAGACCTGGAATGAAGGAG GGAGCCTTTCTCTGGCAGAAGTGGCTGCAGAACTGAACCCAGAGACCCTGCAGCAGCTGAAGCGGGAGTGTGGAGGCCTACAGACCCTACTCAGGAATAACCATCAGGTGTTTGAAG TTCTGAATGGGCGAGTTCACATCCGTGACTGGCGGCAAGAACTGCAGAAGGAAAAGCCACCAGAAGTCAAGCGGAGCCTGTCTGCAGACGTGTTCAAGACGCGAATCTGCTGGTTCTTCACTCACCATCCTGATGGCTGTGcgctgcctgctgcctgttgcCCCTTTGCCCATGGGCCTGAGGAGCTACGCTTGACCCAGACCtcaaagaagcagagacaggctccCTGA
- the Trmt44 gene encoding probable tRNA (uracil-O(2)-)-methyltransferase isoform X2, which yields MCISSSSITVKENERWHSDGIVYPKPSWLGEELLSKLARWAVENRKSEFKSTLSLVSILRYSKMYQELKEKYRDMVKVWPEVTDPEKFVYEDVAIATYLLILWEEERVERGVTTKQSFVDLGCGNGLLVHILSNEGHPGRGIDVRRRKIWDMYGPQTQLEEGSITPSDKTLFPDVDWLIGNHSDELTPWIPVIAARSSYTCRFFILPCCFFDFVGRYCRRQSRKTQYREYLDFVLEVGLSCGFHMQEDCLRIPSTKRVCLIGKSRTYLPSAEVWMDEQRTRYLHSRQSHPESPPGEGHAPSATQAAAHDAGHQDSHRTFDTGAECMPDNLATEGRAVPATGLWIPGFCPREKAERVRNCAALPRDFIDQVVLQVANLLLDRKKLNMKSSEDRSLKTWNEGGSLSLAEVAAELNPETLQQLKRECGGLQTLLRNNHQVFEVLNGRVHIRDWRQELQKEKPPEVKRSLSADVFKTRICWFFTHHPDGCALPAACCPFAHGPEELRLTQTSKKQRQAP from the exons ATGTGTATCAGCTCCAGCTCCATCACAGTGAAGGAGAATG AGAGGTGGCATTCAGATGGCATTGTTTATCCCAAACCATCCTGGCTTGGAGAGGAACTGCTGTCCAAGCTGGCCAGGTGGGCTGTGGAGAACAGGAAGAGTGAATTTAAAAGCACACTTTCCCTGGTGTCTATCCTGCGCTACAGCAAGATGTACCAGGAGCtcaaagagaaatacagagacaTGGTTAAG GTTTGGCCTGAAGTAACAGATCCTGAGAAGTTTGTCTATGAAGATGTGGCCATCGCTACATACCTGCTG ATcctgtgggaagaggagagggtcGAGAGGGGAGTCACCACCAAGCAATCCTTCGTGGACTTGGGGTGTGGAAATGGCCTCCTGGTCCACATCTTGAGCAACGAGGGG CATCCAGGCAGAGGGATCGATGTCCGAAGAAGAAAGATCTGGGACATGTATGGACCCCAAACTCAGCTGGAG GAAGGTTCCATTACCCCGAGTGACAAGACCCTGTTCCCTGATGTTGATTGGCTGATTGGTAATCACTCTGATGAGCTCACTCCCTGGATCCCTGTCATTGCAGCCAG GTCCTCCTACACCTGCCGGTTCTTCATCCTTCCCTGCTGCTTCTTTGACTTTGTGGGGCGATACTGCAGGCGGCAGAGCAGGAAGACACAATACCGGGAGTACCTGGACTTCGTGCTGGAGGTGGGGCTTTCCTGTGGCTTCCACATGCAGGAGGACTGCCTCAGGATTCCTTCTACCAAGCGG gtctgcctCATTGGGAAATCCAGAACATATCTGCCTTCTGCAGAGGTCTGGATGGATGAGCAGAGGACACGGTACCTCCACAGCAGACAGAGCCACCCCGAGAGCCCACCTGGTGAGGGACATGCACCTTCTGCAACCCAGGCTGCTGCCCACGATGCTGGTCACCAGGACAGTCACAGGACCTTCGATACTGGGGCTGAGTGCATGCCTGACAACCTGGCTACTGAGGGCAGAGCAGTACCAGCCACAGGGCTCTGGATACCTGGGTTCTGCCCTAGAGAAAAGGCCGAGCGTGTGAGGAATTGCGCTGCCCTTCCTCGAGACTTCATTGACCAAGTGGTTTTACAAGTGGCAAATTTGTTGTTAGATAGGAAGAAGTTAAATATGAAGAGTTCTGAGGACAGGAGTCTGAAGACCTGGAATGAAGGAG GGAGCCTTTCTCTGGCAGAAGTGGCTGCAGAACTGAACCCAGAGACCCTGCAGCAGCTGAAGCGGGAGTGTGGAGGCCTACAGACCCTACTCAGGAATAACCATCAGGTGTTTGAAG TTCTGAATGGGCGAGTTCACATCCGTGACTGGCGGCAAGAACTGCAGAAGGAAAAGCCACCAGAAGTCAAGCGGAGCCTGTCTGCAGACGTGTTCAAGACGCGAATCTGCTGGTTCTTCACTCACCATCCTGATGGCTGTGcgctgcctgctgcctgttgcCCCTTTGCCCATGGGCCTGAGGAGCTACGCTTGACCCAGACCtcaaagaagcagagacaggctccCTGA